Proteins from a single region of Ensifer adhaerens:
- a CDS encoding prephenate/arogenate dehydrogenase family protein: MAQQFETIALIGIGLIGSSIAREIREKQLAGTLVVSTRSEATLKRTQELGLGDRYTLSAAEAVRDADLVIVSVPVGASGAVAAEIAAHLKPGAIVTDVGSTKGSVIAQMAPHLPETVHFVPGHPIAGTEHSGPDAGFVGLFRGRWCILTPPEGADGEAVARLRRFWETLGSMVEEMDAEHHDKVLAIVSHLPHIIAYNIVGTADDLETVTESEVIKYSASGFRDFTRLAASDPTMWRDVCLHNKDAILEMLARFSEDLAYLQRAIRWGDGDKLFDLFTRTRAIRRSIIQAGQDTAMPDFGRHAMDQK; encoded by the coding sequence ATGGCTCAGCAGTTTGAAACGATCGCCCTCATCGGTATCGGCCTGATCGGCTCGTCGATCGCGCGCGAAATCCGCGAGAAGCAGCTTGCCGGTACGCTCGTCGTTTCCACGCGCAGCGAGGCGACTTTGAAGCGTACGCAGGAGCTCGGGCTCGGCGACCGCTATACGCTGTCTGCGGCGGAAGCCGTTCGTGACGCGGACCTCGTCATCGTCTCGGTCCCGGTCGGTGCCTCCGGTGCTGTCGCGGCCGAGATTGCGGCGCATCTGAAGCCTGGCGCGATCGTGACCGATGTCGGTTCGACCAAAGGCTCGGTGATTGCGCAAATGGCGCCGCATCTGCCGGAGACCGTACATTTCGTGCCGGGCCATCCGATCGCCGGTACCGAGCATTCGGGCCCGGATGCCGGCTTCGTCGGCCTCTTTCGCGGCCGTTGGTGCATCCTGACGCCGCCGGAAGGTGCTGACGGGGAAGCGGTCGCCCGGCTGCGGCGTTTCTGGGAAACGCTCGGCTCGATGGTCGAGGAAATGGACGCCGAGCACCACGACAAGGTGCTGGCGATCGTCTCGCACCTGCCGCACATCATCGCCTACAACATTGTCGGCACGGCCGATGATCTTGAGACAGTCACCGAATCCGAAGTCATTAAGTATTCGGCGTCGGGCTTTCGCGATTTCACCCGTCTGGCGGCCTCCGACCCGACCATGTGGCGTGACGTCTGCCTGCACAACAAGGATGCGATCCTGGAGATGCTGGCGCGGTTTTCCGAAGATCTCGCCTATCTGCAGCGGGCGATCCGCTGGGGCGACGGTGACAAGCTCTTCGACCTCTTTACCCGCACCCGCGCCATCCGCCGCTCGATCATCCAGGCGGGCCAGGACACGGCGATGCCGGACTTCGGCCGGCATGCCATGGATCAGAAATAG
- a CDS encoding cupin domain-containing protein, with product MAEAQSAAEIIQALGLVRHPEGGWYIETFRDTAGGPRGHSTAIYYLLERGERSHWHRVRDAVEIWHHHAGAPLELSIAEDGHPAETLRLGSDILNGERPQGVVPANWWQSAASLGDWTLVGCTVAPAFDFAAFEMAAPDWQPTNR from the coding sequence GTGGCTGAGGCGCAATCGGCGGCGGAGATCATCCAGGCACTCGGCTTGGTGCGCCATCCGGAGGGCGGATGGTACATCGAGACCTTCCGCGATACGGCCGGCGGCCCACGTGGGCATTCGACGGCGATCTACTACCTGCTGGAGCGCGGCGAGCGCTCGCACTGGCATCGTGTGCGCGATGCGGTCGAGATCTGGCATCACCACGCCGGCGCGCCGCTCGAACTCAGCATCGCCGAGGACGGGCATCCCGCCGAGACGCTGCGGCTCGGGTCCGACATTCTGAACGGGGAACGACCGCAGGGCGTGGTCCCGGCTAACTGGTGGCAGTCCGCCGCCTCGCTTGGCGATTGGACCCTGGTCGGTTGCACCGTCGCGCCGGCATTTGATTTCGCCGCCTTCGAAATGGCGGCTCCCGATTGGCAGCCGACCAATCGATAG
- a CDS encoding DUF2125 domain-containing protein has translation MSATAVSNPSSVSRKFRWLTAGIVLVAGIYSAGWFLAADQIEKRLAARLADGQAAGLGGECTNMDVRGFPFRIGLFCDKVHLDDTRHGTSASFGALRTAAQVYQPGHAVIELDGPAEIRASPGLNVFADWTLLHASVRATLSGVDRTSLTYDNLNGRVRLPLSGDGLGFGASHGELHLRQNGADLDAALSVDKLDLRPEEGPSYAPPAAVAADLTFTDKAGWMATTPTPEMFRGSKGELRLLTLDLGSGMNAKLSGPFSVNDQGLISGEFSLTMSNIEAWRANLVKLIPDDANLVDNTANMLKALANGKDEATVKLNVRDGTAFLAFIPIGVLPTL, from the coding sequence ATGTCGGCAACCGCAGTTTCCAATCCCTCGTCAGTCAGCCGGAAATTCCGCTGGCTGACAGCAGGCATCGTGCTTGTCGCCGGCATCTATTCGGCCGGCTGGTTCCTCGCCGCCGATCAGATCGAGAAGCGTCTTGCGGCCCGCCTCGCCGATGGGCAGGCGGCCGGGCTTGGCGGCGAATGCACGAACATGGACGTGCGCGGCTTTCCGTTCCGCATCGGCCTCTTCTGCGACAAGGTCCACCTCGACGACACTCGCCACGGCACGTCCGCCTCCTTCGGAGCGCTGCGGACGGCCGCACAGGTCTATCAGCCCGGCCATGCCGTGATCGAACTCGATGGCCCGGCCGAGATCCGCGCGTCGCCCGGCCTCAACGTCTTCGCCGACTGGACCCTGCTGCATGCGAGCGTGCGCGCGACCTTGTCCGGTGTCGACCGCACCTCGCTCACCTATGACAATCTCAACGGCCGGGTGCGCCTCCCGCTCTCGGGCGACGGGCTTGGCTTCGGCGCCAGCCACGGCGAACTGCACCTTCGCCAGAACGGCGCTGACCTTGATGCCGCCTTGAGCGTCGACAAGCTCGACCTGCGTCCGGAGGAAGGGCCGAGCTACGCACCGCCGGCCGCCGTGGCTGCGGACCTGACCTTTACCGACAAGGCCGGATGGATGGCGACCACGCCGACACCGGAGATGTTTCGCGGCAGCAAGGGCGAACTCAGGCTGCTCACCCTTGATCTCGGCTCCGGCATGAACGCCAAGCTTTCCGGACCCTTCTCGGTCAACGATCAGGGACTGATCTCCGGCGAGTTCTCGCTGACGATGTCGAATATCGAGGCCTGGCGGGCCAATCTGGTCAAGCTGATCCCCGACGACGCCAACCTCGTGGACAACACCGCCAACATGCTGAAGGCGCTCGCCAACGGCAAGGACGAGGCGACCGTGAAACTCAACGTGCGCGACGGCACGGCGTTTCTCGCCTTCATTCCGATCGGTGTACTGCCGACGCTTTGA
- a CDS encoding gamma-glutamylcyclotransferase, translated as MTVDMDEFWVFGYGSLMWNPGFTFEEKLTARAFGYRRSLCVHSWVHRGTEQRPGLVLGLDRGGSCIGTAFRVERGQATDVVDYLRERELVTHVYKERTMPVLLADGRRVPALAYVIDRAHVQYAGTLSTGEAADIVAVSTGKSGPNSEYVFNTLAHLKEMGIRDHWLEEVVSLLEQTRQRARA; from the coding sequence ATGACAGTGGATATGGACGAATTTTGGGTCTTTGGCTACGGGTCGCTGATGTGGAACCCCGGCTTTACCTTCGAGGAAAAGCTGACGGCGCGCGCATTCGGCTATCGCCGTTCACTCTGCGTCCATTCCTGGGTGCACCGCGGCACCGAACAGCGGCCGGGACTGGTGCTTGGTCTCGACCGTGGCGGCTCCTGCATCGGCACGGCCTTCCGCGTCGAGCGCGGGCAGGCAACCGATGTCGTCGACTATCTGCGTGAGCGTGAACTGGTCACGCATGTCTACAAGGAGCGCACGATGCCGGTGCTGCTTGCCGACGGACGGCGGGTGCCGGCGCTCGCCTATGTCATCGACCGCGCTCATGTCCAATATGCCGGTACGCTCAGCACCGGCGAGGCGGCCGATATCGTTGCGGTGTCGACGGGGAAATCCGGGCCGAACAGCGAGTATGTGTTCAACACGCTTGCCCATCTGAAAGAAATGGGCATTCGCGATCACTGGCTGGAAGAGGTGGTGAGCCTGCTCGAGCAGACGCGCCAGCGCGCGCGGGCCTGA
- the gloB gene encoding hydroxyacylglutathione hydrolase codes for MAALELDLFLCRTDNFGVLVHDPESGLTASIDAPEEAPILEALERRGWKLTHILTTHHHGDHVAANDALKQRFGVTIIGPFGEASKIPGLDRTVRHGERFDFAGRSVEVVETPGHTAGHICFHFPQDKLLFAADTLFALGCGRLFEGTPATMWQSLSRLMALPDDTAVYFGHEYTLSNARFAVTVDPENAELKARAAEIEETRCDGGFTAPTTIGLEKRTNPFLRASDPGIRAHLGMQNADDAAVFAEIRKRKDNF; via the coding sequence ATGGCCGCGCTCGAACTCGACCTCTTCCTCTGCCGCACCGACAATTTCGGCGTGCTGGTCCATGACCCCGAAAGCGGCCTGACCGCCTCGATCGACGCGCCGGAAGAGGCGCCCATTCTGGAGGCACTGGAGCGGCGCGGCTGGAAGCTCACCCATATCCTGACGACCCATCATCACGGCGACCACGTGGCGGCAAATGACGCCCTGAAGCAACGCTTCGGCGTCACGATCATCGGCCCCTTCGGCGAAGCCTCGAAGATACCGGGCCTCGACAGGACCGTGCGCCATGGCGAGCGTTTCGATTTTGCCGGCCGTTCCGTCGAGGTGGTCGAGACCCCGGGCCACACGGCCGGCCATATCTGCTTCCACTTCCCGCAGGATAAGCTGCTCTTTGCCGCCGACACCCTGTTCGCGCTCGGCTGTGGCCGCCTGTTCGAGGGGACGCCGGCGACCATGTGGCAGTCGCTCAGCCGGCTCATGGCGTTGCCGGACGACACGGCTGTCTATTTCGGCCATGAATACACGCTGTCCAACGCCCGCTTCGCGGTGACCGTCGACCCGGAGAATGCCGAACTCAAGGCGCGCGCGGCTGAAATCGAGGAGACACGCTGCGACGGCGGTTTCACCGCACCGACGACGATCGGCCTGGAGAAGCGCACGAACCCGTTCCTGCGCGCTAGCGACCCCGGCATTCGCGCCCATCTCGGCATGCAGAACGCCGACGATGCCGCGGTTTTCGCCGAAATCCGCAAGCGGAAGGATAATTTCTAG
- a CDS encoding class I SAM-dependent methyltransferase, with translation MLRMHTDIVDLREFYHSELGRMAEQSVTMALSSVWARLPDERLVGLGYAVPYLERFRKDTERTFAFMPAGQGAVNWPVAELSSTALVFDEELPLPDASIDRVLMVHSLEFAESPRETMKEIWRVLAPGGRLVIVVPNRRGVWARMEHTPFGSGRPYSRGQLTALLRETNFTPGATADALFFPPSKLRAILRLRRGFERLGRSLWPVFSGVIVVEAQKRLYQGLPVAARASRRVFVPVLAPQGVPSTRERPHPTR, from the coding sequence ATGTTGCGAATGCACACCGATATCGTCGACCTGCGCGAATTCTATCACTCCGAACTCGGCCGTATGGCGGAGCAATCCGTCACCATGGCGCTTTCGTCCGTCTGGGCGCGGCTTCCGGACGAGCGGCTGGTCGGTCTCGGCTATGCCGTTCCCTATCTCGAACGGTTCCGCAAGGATACCGAGCGCACCTTCGCCTTCATGCCGGCCGGGCAGGGGGCGGTGAACTGGCCGGTTGCCGAGCTCTCCTCGACGGCGCTGGTGTTCGATGAGGAACTACCGCTGCCCGACGCCTCGATCGATCGGGTGCTGATGGTGCATTCGTTGGAATTCGCCGAAAGCCCGCGGGAAACCATGAAGGAGATCTGGCGGGTGCTGGCGCCGGGCGGCCGACTCGTCATCGTCGTGCCCAATAGGCGCGGCGTCTGGGCGCGCATGGAGCATACACCCTTCGGGTCCGGTCGGCCCTATTCGCGCGGGCAGCTGACGGCGCTGCTGCGTGAGACCAACTTCACACCGGGCGCCACGGCGGATGCGCTGTTCTTCCCACCGTCGAAGCTCAGGGCGATCCTGCGGCTGCGTCGGGGCTTCGAGCGGCTCGGTCGATCGCTCTGGCCTGTCTTTTCCGGCGTTATTGTTGTTGAGGCGCAGAAGCGGCTTTACCAGGGGCTGCCAGTCGCCGCACGCGCATCGCGCCGCGTCTTCGTACCGGTGCTGGCGCCGCAGGGCGTACCGAGCACGCGTGAGCGGCCGCATCCCACCCGCTAA
- the hisC gene encoding histidinol-phosphate transaminase has product MSLASKSPEPRSGILDIAAYVPGKEHAPGVAKVHKLSSNETPLGASPKAIEAFQAAAFNLERYPDGQARALREAIGAVHGLNPANIMCGNGSDELLGLLCHTYLGPGDEGIITEHGFLVYKIQIMAAGATPITVKEKDARVDVDAILAAVTERTKVVFLANPANPTGTYIPVDEVRRLHAGLPEGVLLVLDAAYAEYVRRNDYAAGLELVSASRNVVMTRTFSKIYGLAGLRIGWMYAPPEVIDAVDRVRGPFNLSAPSIAAGAAAIRDQAFVATAVDHNLTWLARVSEALEAIGLRITPSVTNFVLIHFPEENGKRADEADDFLTSRGYILRAVRSYGFPNALRMTIGSEEANEGVIAALTEFMGRK; this is encoded by the coding sequence ATGAGCCTTGCTTCGAAGAGCCCCGAACCGCGTTCCGGCATTCTGGATATTGCCGCTTATGTGCCGGGCAAGGAGCACGCGCCGGGTGTCGCCAAGGTGCACAAACTCTCGTCCAACGAGACGCCGCTTGGCGCCAGCCCCAAGGCGATCGAGGCTTTCCAGGCGGCTGCCTTCAACCTGGAGCGTTATCCGGATGGCCAGGCGCGGGCGCTGAGAGAGGCGATCGGCGCTGTGCACGGCCTCAACCCGGCCAACATCATGTGCGGCAACGGCTCGGACGAACTGCTGGGGCTCCTCTGCCACACCTATCTCGGCCCCGGCGATGAAGGCATCATCACCGAGCACGGCTTCCTCGTCTACAAGATCCAGATCATGGCTGCGGGCGCGACGCCCATTACCGTCAAGGAGAAGGATGCGCGCGTCGACGTCGATGCCATTCTCGCGGCGGTGACTGAGCGCACGAAGGTCGTCTTCCTCGCCAACCCCGCCAATCCGACCGGCACCTACATCCCCGTCGATGAAGTCCGTCGGCTGCATGCGGGGCTGCCTGAAGGCGTGCTGCTGGTGCTTGATGCGGCCTATGCCGAGTATGTGCGCCGCAACGACTATGCCGCCGGTCTGGAGCTTGTCTCGGCCAGCCGCAATGTGGTGATGACCCGCACCTTCTCGAAGATCTACGGCCTTGCGGGCTTGCGCATCGGCTGGATGTACGCGCCGCCGGAGGTGATCGATGCGGTCGACCGTGTGCGCGGGCCGTTCAACCTCAGTGCGCCCTCGATCGCTGCGGGGGCTGCGGCGATCCGTGATCAGGCTTTTGTTGCGACGGCAGTTGATCACAATCTCACCTGGCTCGCGCGTGTCAGCGAAGCGCTCGAAGCGATCGGGTTGCGCATCACGCCCTCGGTCACGAATTTCGTGCTGATCCACTTTCCGGAAGAAAACGGCAAGCGGGCCGATGAGGCCGATGATTTCCTGACCAGCCGTGGCTATATCCTGCGTGCGGTCCGCAGCTACGGCTTCCCGAACGCACTGCGCATGACCATCGGCTCGGAAGAAGCCAACGAAGGCGTCATCGCGGCGCTGACCGAATTCATGGGACGGAAATAA